Proteins found in one Mucilaginibacter gracilis genomic segment:
- a CDS encoding DoxX family protein yields the protein MKIQKITYWIATGLLVLGMLATFANYFFNPDFKKIFAHLGFPDWFRVELGIAKLLGAFAVAIPAVPARVKEWAYFGFLLSFSSAVIAHYNAGDPVFNMVAPLIMLLVLVVSYISFHKVILQKKLT from the coding sequence ATGAAAATTCAAAAGATCACTTATTGGATAGCCACCGGCCTTTTAGTGCTGGGCATGTTAGCCACGTTTGCCAATTATTTCTTTAACCCCGACTTCAAAAAGATTTTCGCGCATCTCGGATTTCCCGATTGGTTCCGTGTCGAACTCGGCATTGCCAAGCTGCTGGGCGCATTTGCGGTAGCTATCCCGGCGGTTCCTGCGCGTGTTAAGGAGTGGGCATATTTCGGTTTTTTACTCAGTTTCTCATCTGCAGTCATTGCCCATTATAACGCGGGTGACCCTGTATTTAATATGGTAGCACCGCTCATTATGCTTTTGGTTTTAGTGGTATCATACATCAGTTTCCATAAAGTGATATTGCAAAAAAAGTTAACCTGA
- a CDS encoding TonB-dependent receptor domain-containing protein, with translation MKTKQHTLRIILLFAFFLAQTSSILAQTNTGKLMLKGTIADSASRNKLAFITIKLNNDKGETIRAGVTKEDGSFAFSSLAPATYHIVIVAIGYQPKIFSLDLQKDSDLGTVVLKQQSNSLKEVSVTATKPIIKQKADRIIYDLSADPESKSSSVLAMMHKIPYITLDGQDNILLKGNSSFKVLINGKPSASVESNLNAILKSMPASTIERIEVITIPPSKYDGEGLAGIINIITVKKVSNGYTGTLNANESFPVGGPGAGGSFTAKSGKFVISAFAGASIVNNPQTSFTNSRETFDAAPTSLLQTGERRANNKTAYFGTEMSYEIDSLHLISGQINLNGSRATDYMSQASQLNGSPVVTQAYDLLNNNKGTSYGGDAAINYQIGFKAVKNRLLTFSYQYSGNRNNRNGDVAITNPVNFNTPNYTQNDKQNFNEHTLQADFVTPIKHINIEAGVKGILRTSNSNFGYNSFNSTTGQFDLNTALSNQYTNKQNVFSTYNFYQINLKSWNINAGVRVEETVIRADFISTATTADQDYFNVLPSISVGKNLSDQTALNFGFSQRIRRPGINRLNPYINRSNPNFEVTGNPNLRPVLLNDIQAGYSSNKKLSLNIGLDYSFMNNLDLQVADFDPATQITRTTYENTGKSSSAGSNLSVSYPVSKVYNVSLNGNVMYLWLQGISDGVVVHNNMLMYSFSFSNGFRFDKGWAVNADLNIVSRNPTGLQGYSNGFFGTAFSANKELIKNKLGFAVRVNNPFTGYRNNVARTFGPDFNQLYNSRDYYRSFGISLNYKFGGLNDGVNKSRRSIENNDVAN, from the coding sequence ATGAAAACCAAACAACATACATTAAGAATAATTTTATTATTTGCCTTTTTTTTAGCACAAACCAGTAGCATACTTGCGCAAACCAACACGGGTAAATTGATGCTAAAAGGCACCATAGCCGATTCGGCCTCGCGTAACAAATTAGCTTTTATCACGATAAAGTTAAACAACGACAAAGGTGAAACCATTAGGGCAGGGGTAACCAAAGAAGATGGTTCATTTGCTTTTTCGTCACTTGCCCCGGCAACTTATCATATCGTAATTGTAGCTATTGGCTACCAGCCGAAAATATTTTCGCTTGATCTGCAAAAAGATTCTGACCTGGGCACGGTTGTTTTGAAGCAGCAATCGAATAGTTTAAAAGAAGTGAGTGTAACGGCAACAAAGCCTATTATTAAACAGAAAGCAGATCGTATTATATACGATTTATCAGCCGACCCTGAAAGCAAATCCAGCAGCGTTTTAGCAATGATGCATAAAATTCCTTATATTACTTTGGATGGGCAGGATAACATTCTGTTAAAGGGAAATTCGAGTTTTAAAGTACTAATTAACGGTAAACCATCTGCCAGTGTGGAAAGCAATTTAAATGCGATACTTAAAAGTATGCCTGCCTCCACTATAGAAAGAATAGAAGTTATCACCATTCCACCATCTAAATATGATGGCGAAGGTCTTGCGGGTATCATCAATATCATCACTGTAAAGAAAGTAAGCAATGGTTACACAGGCACACTCAATGCTAACGAAAGTTTCCCTGTTGGCGGCCCGGGAGCAGGTGGCTCTTTTACTGCTAAAAGCGGCAAGTTCGTTATCTCTGCTTTCGCTGGCGCAAGTATAGTTAACAACCCGCAAACCAGTTTTACCAACAGCAGGGAAACCTTTGATGCGGCCCCTACCAGCCTGCTGCAAACCGGAGAGCGGCGGGCAAACAATAAAACGGCCTATTTTGGTACCGAAATGAGTTATGAGATAGATTCGCTTCATTTAATCTCGGGCCAGATTAACCTGAATGGCAGCCGGGCTACCGATTATATGAGCCAGGCATCCCAACTAAATGGCAGCCCCGTAGTTACTCAGGCTTATGATCTGTTAAACAACAATAAAGGAACAAGCTATGGAGGCGATGCCGCCATTAATTACCAAATTGGATTTAAAGCGGTTAAAAACAGGTTGCTCACTTTTTCTTATCAATACTCCGGCAACCGTAACAACCGCAATGGCGACGTAGCTATTACCAACCCGGTAAATTTTAACACCCCCAATTATACCCAAAACGACAAACAAAATTTTAACGAACATACTTTACAGGCTGATTTTGTAACCCCAATTAAACATATAAACATTGAGGCTGGTGTAAAAGGCATCCTGCGCACCAGTAACAGCAACTTTGGCTACAACAGTTTTAACAGTACTACCGGGCAGTTTGATCTCAATACGGCGCTTTCCAACCAATATACCAATAAACAAAATGTTTTCAGCACCTACAATTTTTACCAAATCAATTTAAAAAGCTGGAACATCAACGCCGGGGTGAGGGTAGAGGAAACCGTTATCAGGGCAGATTTCATCAGCACCGCTACTACCGCCGATCAGGATTATTTTAATGTGCTGCCATCCATCTCGGTGGGTAAAAACTTAAGCGATCAAACCGCACTTAACTTTGGTTTCTCACAACGCATCCGCAGGCCGGGCATCAACAGGCTTAACCCCTACATCAACCGCTCGAACCCTAACTTTGAGGTAACGGGCAACCCCAACCTGCGCCCTGTATTGTTAAACGATATTCAGGCAGGGTACAGCAGTAACAAAAAATTATCTTTAAACATAGGGCTTGATTATTCGTTTATGAACAACCTGGATTTGCAGGTAGCCGACTTTGACCCTGCAACTCAAATTACACGAACCACTTATGAAAATACAGGCAAATCAAGCAGCGCGGGGAGCAACCTGTCGGTATCTTATCCGGTTAGCAAAGTTTATAATGTAAGCCTTAATGGCAACGTAATGTATTTATGGCTACAGGGGATTTCTGATGGTGTTGTTGTGCATAACAATATGCTGATGTATTCTTTTTCCTTTTCAAACGGCTTCCGTTTCGATAAAGGTTGGGCCGTAAATGCCGACCTTAATATAGTGAGCCGTAACCCTACCGGCTTGCAGGGATATTCGAATGGTTTTTTTGGTACAGCTTTTAGCGCGAATAAGGAATTGATTAAAAACAAACTGGGGTTTGCAGTGCGAGTAAATAACCCCTTTACCGGTTATAGGAATAATGTTGCCCGTACATTCGGTCCCGACTTTAACCAGTTGTATAATTCCCGCGATTATTACCGGTCATTCGGCATTAGCCTGAATTATAAATTTGGCGGCCTCAATGATGGAGTTAATAAAAGCCGGAGGTCTATCGAGAATAATGATGTGGCAAATTAA
- a CDS encoding RNA polymerase sigma factor produces MFNEKEVVTRILKGDFRAFELLVKQYEKLVFFVVNRLVHHLQDKEDICQEVFIKVHQSLAKFQFQSKLSTWIARIAYLTAVDHVKKNKAERQADYPENIDHYHFTEQSPEVELVKKDTAAYVNLLIEQMPLQYRTVLTLYHLNEFTCPEIEQITGIPEGTVKSHLFRARKLLKEKIEHDLKH; encoded by the coding sequence ATGTTTAATGAAAAGGAGGTTGTAACCAGGATATTAAAAGGAGATTTCCGCGCTTTTGAACTATTGGTAAAACAGTATGAAAAGCTGGTTTTCTTTGTAGTGAACCGGCTGGTACACCACCTGCAGGATAAGGAAGATATTTGCCAGGAAGTTTTTATAAAAGTACATCAAAGCCTTGCTAAGTTTCAGTTTCAATCTAAACTATCTACCTGGATAGCACGAATAGCCTATTTAACCGCTGTTGACCATGTTAAAAAAAACAAGGCAGAACGGCAGGCAGATTATCCGGAAAATATAGATCATTATCATTTTACAGAGCAGAGCCCGGAAGTGGAACTGGTAAAAAAAGATACTGCGGCCTATGTTAATTTGCTCATAGAACAAATGCCTTTACAATACCGCACCGTTTTAACGCTGTATCACTTAAACGAATTTACCTGCCCCGAAATTGAACAAATTACCGGCATACCTGAGGGAACGGTTAAGAGCCACCTTTTTAGGGCACGAAAACTGTTAAAAGAAAAAATAGAACACGATCTTAAACATTAA
- a CDS encoding alpha-L-fucosidase produces MKKFIAPFLFIPLFALGQTPKGTNNQPPVTVNKKEAQDEHAGIGIGKETRSNRHTQNPDAQWFPDAGLGLFLHWDEASTGPVSISWPIIAGRGMSDSGIPWEKEIPSADIDRMIRERKYMKNQITPAQYWAMAKQFNPYNYHPEIWLKKAKEAGFTYAVLTTKHHNGFCMWPSAYSDLTTRNTPMAGRDLVREYVNACRKVGLKVGLYFSGPDWYIDRDYMNFFHYTGARKYPQVPRLDMNYAPQKEHTPEEIKAHQKDYADKVRGQLEELLTNYGKIDIIWFDGKAGVPDFASIMPIERIHELQPGIIMNSRFHGKGGDFVTPERELPADLHLKADEWGEFCTTWNGAWSYLKKPYRPLNDVLTEIVRSRAAGVNTLLGIGPMGNGDLAPEAYQNIDKLAYWMKINGEAIYGTRALQGRETSTVLATEKGKVRYLYLLPDKTYDDISITGLAGSYQANLLGSNEKLTVTNEGEKLSVSVPDGIPGKEVRVVKLSPKR; encoded by the coding sequence ATGAAAAAGTTTATCGCACCTTTTTTATTCATCCCATTATTTGCATTAGGCCAAACCCCCAAGGGTACTAATAATCAACCACCTGTTACAGTCAACAAAAAGGAGGCTCAAGACGAACACGCCGGTATTGGTATTGGGAAAGAGACGCGAAGCAACCGGCACACACAAAACCCAGATGCGCAGTGGTTCCCTGACGCGGGCCTGGGGCTGTTTCTGCATTGGGATGAAGCCTCCACCGGCCCGGTTAGCATTTCATGGCCCATTATCGCCGGACGTGGAATGTCTGACAGTGGTATCCCCTGGGAAAAGGAGATCCCTTCCGCTGATATTGACCGAATGATCCGCGAACGGAAGTACATGAAGAACCAGATCACCCCGGCGCAATATTGGGCTATGGCAAAGCAATTTAATCCCTACAACTACCATCCTGAGATCTGGCTTAAAAAGGCCAAAGAGGCTGGATTTACCTATGCCGTGCTCACTACCAAACACCATAATGGGTTTTGCATGTGGCCTTCGGCCTATAGTGATCTCACAACCAGAAACACCCCCATGGCAGGGCGTGATCTGGTGCGCGAGTATGTAAACGCCTGCCGTAAGGTGGGATTGAAAGTAGGGCTCTATTTCTCTGGTCCGGATTGGTATATTGACCGTGACTACATGAATTTTTTTCATTATACAGGGGCCAGAAAATATCCGCAAGTACCCAGGCTTGACATGAATTACGCGCCACAAAAGGAGCATACGCCTGAAGAGATTAAAGCTCACCAAAAGGACTATGCCGACAAGGTTCGAGGTCAACTGGAAGAACTGCTGACCAATTATGGAAAGATCGACATCATCTGGTTCGACGGGAAGGCGGGTGTCCCAGACTTCGCCTCCATCATGCCCATCGAACGGATCCACGAACTTCAACCGGGCATCATTATGAATTCGCGTTTCCATGGAAAAGGCGGGGACTTTGTAACGCCAGAGCGGGAGTTGCCAGCCGATTTGCACCTCAAGGCAGACGAATGGGGTGAATTTTGTACGACCTGGAACGGTGCGTGGTCATATCTGAAAAAGCCTTACCGCCCGCTTAATGATGTGCTGACGGAGATCGTCCGGTCTCGTGCGGCGGGTGTCAATACCCTGCTTGGCATCGGGCCGATGGGTAACGGCGATCTGGCGCCCGAAGCATACCAGAACATTGATAAATTAGCGTACTGGATGAAGATTAACGGCGAGGCTATCTATGGCACCCGGGCTCTGCAGGGCAGGGAAACATCCACAGTACTCGCCACTGAGAAGGGGAAAGTGCGCTACCTTTATCTTCTTCCTGATAAAACTTACGACGACATCTCGATCACTGGATTAGCCGGCTCATATCAGGCCAATCTGCTCGGTAGCAACGAAAAGCTCACCGTTACAAACGAAGGTGAAAAACTTTCGGTGTCCGTACCTGACGGTATCCCTGGCAAGGAAGTGAGAGTGGTAAAGCTTTCGCCTAAGCGTTGA